One window from the genome of Antricoccus suffuscus encodes:
- a CDS encoding ABC transporter substrate-binding protein, producing MHETAVIRSTHGMRRSRLRTLAVVITLFSLLLAACGGGTGATDKPGGTLKVAVATDVQTFDPQMAAVAQEYYLNPVFDTLIHALPDGTYEAALAEKWEIITPTTFELQLRPDVKFSDGTPVDVQAVVANFERGIAMTASPSAAFYSNITSAEAVNDSTVRLNLVHPTTDMLSQLTRLPGMMMSPASFDADPDTKPIGAGGWVYDAAASNAGEVQVYQANPDYWDPKRVKVDTVELRLLADASAATNAILDGQVDVIEMRAESDRATLDSGSLQLIERANANVYYMQIMDTDGTLLKPMADPRVRKALNLGIDRKAFNKGLQFGNGNPSPSFWLPDTPYYDKSLEDLAYDPVKAKKLLAEAGYSDGFSVTLPTFGALTEVAESVQQMWGNIGITVELNQVEPGTLASVMRNGSTVMTPTIARGFTAESQYSERNAPGGAYDPLKTDRGDLAALAEKAFNGETEEQQSKGWRDVYTYLIDQGYMIVIGHQIPTVVVGKNVSGVQLAPSDNVPKPYDITVV from the coding sequence CGGTCGCCACCGACGTTCAGACGTTTGACCCGCAGATGGCTGCTGTCGCTCAGGAGTACTACCTGAATCCGGTGTTCGACACCCTGATCCATGCCTTGCCTGACGGCACCTATGAGGCGGCTCTCGCCGAGAAGTGGGAAATCATCACTCCGACGACCTTTGAGTTGCAGCTTCGCCCCGACGTGAAGTTCAGCGACGGTACGCCGGTGGACGTCCAGGCCGTAGTCGCCAACTTCGAACGGGGAATAGCGATGACGGCGAGTCCGTCCGCAGCGTTCTACTCAAACATCACATCCGCCGAAGCAGTCAATGACTCGACTGTGCGCCTGAACCTCGTCCACCCGACAACCGATATGCTTTCCCAACTCACCCGGCTGCCAGGGATGATGATGAGCCCGGCGTCGTTTGATGCTGATCCCGACACCAAGCCCATCGGCGCCGGTGGCTGGGTCTATGACGCGGCCGCCTCCAACGCCGGCGAAGTACAGGTATATCAGGCCAACCCGGACTACTGGGATCCCAAACGCGTCAAGGTCGATACCGTCGAACTCCGGCTACTTGCAGACGCCTCGGCAGCCACCAACGCCATACTCGACGGCCAGGTCGACGTCATCGAGATGCGCGCCGAGTCCGACCGAGCGACCCTCGACAGTGGATCGCTCCAACTCATCGAACGTGCTAACGCAAACGTCTATTACATGCAAATCATGGACACCGACGGCACACTGCTTAAGCCGATGGCAGACCCGCGCGTGCGCAAGGCCCTGAACCTGGGCATTGACCGTAAAGCCTTCAATAAGGGACTCCAGTTCGGCAACGGCAACCCGAGCCCCAGTTTCTGGCTCCCCGACACCCCCTACTACGACAAGTCTCTCGAGGACCTCGCTTACGACCCCGTTAAGGCCAAGAAGCTACTGGCCGAGGCTGGCTATTCGGATGGGTTTTCAGTTACCCTCCCGACCTTCGGTGCTCTCACCGAGGTGGCCGAGTCCGTCCAGCAGATGTGGGGAAATATCGGCATCACCGTAGAGCTCAACCAGGTCGAACCCGGCACACTCGCCAGTGTGATGCGCAACGGCTCGACTGTCATGACCCCAACCATTGCCCGCGGATTCACCGCTGAATCTCAATATTCAGAACGGAACGCGCCCGGCGGCGCATACGATCCGCTGAAGACCGACCGGGGCGATCTCGCAGCACTCGCGGAGAAGGCATTTAACGGCGAGACGGAAGAACAGCAAAGCAAAGGCTGGCGAGATGTCTACACATACCTGATCGACCAGGGTTACATGATCGTCATCGGCCATCAGATTCCAACCGTCGTTGTCGGCAAAAACGTCTCTGGTGTGCAGCTCGCGCCATCGGACAACGTGCCGAAACCGTACGACATCACTGTCGTCTGA
- a CDS encoding ABC transporter permease: MLRIALSRLLALIPLLVIASFVAFLLLQLTSTDPAVVRLGDNATSEAYAAFRHEIGVDRPVLVQYGSWLLGAVHGDLGTSWSNSTPVIDSLMTRLPVTLSISVAALVVGLVIGIPTGIAAGIRAGRSSDSLLTGGASLGQAIPSFWLALLLVAYVAMKTPWFPATGYVPFAQDPGGWLRSITLPSIALGAAAAGAFARQTRAGFVQVLHEPYVRATVAGGLTRRRILWRTALRNASIPVVTIIAGQAAVLVGGAVVIEQVFALPGLGQLVLNAIHNGDIPVVLGFVALMALLVAVIQFLLDLAYALIDPRIRAA; encoded by the coding sequence ATGCTACGTATCGCTCTGAGCCGCCTCTTAGCGCTCATTCCACTACTAGTCATCGCCAGTTTTGTAGCATTCCTACTGCTGCAACTCACCTCGACCGATCCCGCCGTGGTCCGCCTCGGAGATAACGCGACAAGCGAGGCGTATGCGGCGTTCCGCCACGAGATCGGCGTTGACCGTCCAGTTCTCGTTCAGTACGGAAGCTGGCTCTTAGGTGCGGTCCACGGTGATCTCGGGACCTCTTGGTCCAACTCGACGCCGGTGATCGACTCACTTATGACTCGCCTGCCCGTCACCCTGTCGATCTCGGTCGCGGCCCTCGTCGTGGGGCTCGTGATCGGCATCCCGACCGGGATCGCTGCGGGAATTCGTGCCGGCCGCAGTAGCGACTCGCTCCTCACCGGTGGGGCCTCCCTGGGCCAGGCCATTCCGAGCTTCTGGTTGGCGCTGCTGCTCGTCGCGTACGTCGCAATGAAAACACCCTGGTTCCCGGCTACGGGCTATGTGCCTTTCGCCCAAGACCCGGGTGGCTGGCTACGCAGTATCACCCTGCCGTCGATCGCACTCGGGGCCGCGGCCGCCGGCGCGTTCGCTCGCCAGACGCGGGCTGGGTTCGTGCAGGTACTACACGAGCCCTATGTCCGCGCGACAGTCGCAGGCGGACTTACCCGCCGTCGAATACTATGGCGCACCGCGCTGCGAAACGCGTCAATACCCGTAGTGACGATCATCGCCGGCCAAGCTGCCGTGCTCGTCGGCGGCGCCGTCGTCATTGAGCAGGTGTTCGCTTTGCCGGGGCTCGGCCAGCTCGTCCTCAACGCGATCCACAACGGCGACATTCCGGTCGTGCTTGGCTTCGTCGCGCTCATGGCTCTCCTGGTGGCTGTGATCCAATTCCTGCTGGATTTGGCCTACGCCCTCATCGATCCCCGGATTCGTGCAGCATGA